The Sphingorhabdus sp. Alg231-15 genome has a segment encoding these proteins:
- a CDS encoding serine hydrolase, with protein MSGPASAQPILRAGPPAAVKVDFNADDESVVAIQGLSNRTTGRALMPDDPVRIASISKLFVSLGVMRLTEQGLLQLDRDISDYLGWSLRHPGYPDVPITLQQLLSHQSGLRDGINYALPMDARLQDELQDPKAWDNDHQPSRYFAYANLNFPVVAAVMEAATGKRFDQIMKDELFDPLALDACFNWTMCSDKKIAAAVTLYRTNGDVARDDLRGVREACSVVPTRKGNCDLQSYQLGVTGSIFSPQGGLRISAKDLAKVGQIFLRNDGSFLSTQSITTMISPAWQYDGTNGESEDGYFCAYGLAVHILAAPGRPASCRDDPFRDGEMRFGHSGEAYSLKSGLWINPVRGQGTAFYRTQVPENDPSGHCIYFCE; from the coding sequence ATGTCCGGACCAGCTTCTGCTCAACCCATATTGAGGGCCGGACCGCCGGCAGCGGTAAAGGTCGATTTCAACGCGGATGATGAATCCGTAGTCGCTATTCAGGGCCTGTCCAATCGCACGACGGGCCGCGCGCTGATGCCTGATGACCCAGTTCGCATCGCGTCGATTTCTAAGCTCTTTGTGAGCCTCGGTGTCATGCGTTTGACCGAGCAAGGCCTGTTGCAGCTGGATCGCGACATTTCTGATTATCTGGGATGGTCCTTGCGGCATCCCGGCTACCCGGATGTGCCGATCACTTTGCAGCAGTTGCTTTCCCATCAATCCGGTTTGCGTGACGGTATCAATTATGCGCTGCCAATGGACGCGCGGCTACAAGACGAGCTGCAAGACCCGAAGGCATGGGACAATGATCATCAGCCAAGCCGGTATTTCGCTTATGCCAATCTTAATTTTCCGGTCGTTGCTGCGGTGATGGAGGCCGCCACCGGCAAGCGGTTTGACCAGATTATGAAGGATGAGCTGTTTGATCCACTCGCACTTGATGCCTGTTTCAACTGGACAATGTGCAGCGACAAAAAAATTGCCGCTGCCGTTACGCTTTATCGAACCAATGGCGATGTTGCCCGGGATGATCTGCGCGGTGTCCGGGAAGCCTGTTCCGTTGTTCCCACCCGCAAGGGCAACTGTGATCTGCAATCCTATCAGCTGGGGGTTACCGGCTCGATTTTCAGTCCTCAGGGCGGTTTACGCATCTCCGCCAAGGATCTTGCAAAGGTCGGTCAAATATTTCTGCGGAACGATGGCAGCTTTCTCAGCACTCAGAGCATTACCACAATGATCAGCCCCGCCTGGCAATATGATGGCACCAATGGCGAGAGCGAAGATGGCTATTTCTGCGCTTATGGACTGGCGGTCCATATACTCGCTGCTCCGGGGCGCCCGGCATCCTGCAGGGACGATCCCTTTCGCGATGGAGAAATGCGCTTTGGCCATAGCGGTGAAGCCTATTCTCTCAAATCCGGCCTGTGGATCAATCCGGTGCGTGGACAGGGCACCGCTTTCTATCGGACGCAGGTTCCGGAAAATGACCCGTCAGGTCATTGCATCTATTTCTGTGAGTGA
- a CDS encoding VOC family protein, whose protein sequence is MIGYATLGTNNVEKARDFYDVLLGEIGAKRLMELEEGGFTLYGAEMGAPSLAITQPYNGQAAVPGNGNMLAIPFEERSQIDSFYSKAIELGGSDEGAPGVRGDEGPQAFYAAYFRDPDGNKLCAFRVGPA, encoded by the coding sequence ATGATTGGATATGCAACTTTGGGTACCAACAATGTTGAGAAAGCCCGCGATTTTTATGATGTGCTGCTTGGCGAAATTGGAGCAAAACGATTGATGGAACTCGAAGAAGGTGGCTTCACTCTCTACGGCGCAGAAATGGGCGCTCCGTCTCTGGCCATCACCCAGCCCTATAATGGTCAAGCGGCTGTCCCGGGCAATGGCAACATGCTCGCCATTCCTTTCGAAGAACGTTCCCAGATCGACAGCTTCTATAGCAAAGCCATTGAGCTTGGCGGCAGTGATGAAGGAGCCCCCGGTGTTCGTGGCGACGAAGGTCCACAGGCTTTCTATGCAGCCTATTTCCGTGATCCGGATGGCAACAAGCTTTGCGCTTTCCGAGTTGGGCCTGCATAA
- the uvrB gene encoding excinuclease ABC subunit UvrB, which yields MVKLVIREGLAEPETDENFIPHKPVRPDKSEGGKAFELVSDFEPSGDQPEAILELVGGIKGDELDQVLLGVTGSGKTFTMAKIIEQTQRPALILAPNKILAAQLYGEFKSFFPNNAVEYFVSYYDYYQPEAYVARSDTYIEKESSVNEAIDRMRHSATRSLLERDDVIIVASVSCLYGIGSVETYSAMIFDLKKEQAVDQRDIIRKLVSLQYKRNDQAFARGNFRVRGDNLEIFPSHYEDMAWRISFFGDEIEEIVEFDPLTGKKGASLNQVRIFANSHYVTPGPTMKQAMEAIKLELGVRLKELEVEGKLLEHQRLEQRTNFDLEMIAATGSCAGIENYSRFLTGRLPGEPPPTLFEYLPDNALLFVDESHQTVPQIGAMSKGDHRRKITLAEYGFRLPSCIDNRPLRFNEWDAMRPQTVSVSATPGSWEMEQTGGVFAEQVIRPTGLIDPPVEIKPVEDQVDDLINECKKVAQQGYRTLVTTLTKRMAEDLTEFMHEAGLKVRYMHSDVETLERIELIRDLRLGVYDVLVGINLLREGLDIPECGLVAILDADKEGFLRSETSLIQTIGRAARNVEGRVILYADRITGSMERALNETGRRREKQEAYNQLHGITPTTIKKNIGDIVAHVASKDQVTVPIDDETEHLVGHNLRSHIESLEKRMRDAAADLEFEEAGRLRDEIRKLEADELGLPADLQLAKPKGRATEGKPGTRKMRYGKTQRKF from the coding sequence ATGGTAAAACTGGTCATCAGAGAGGGTTTGGCGGAACCTGAAACGGACGAGAATTTCATTCCCCATAAACCCGTGCGTCCCGACAAGTCCGAAGGCGGTAAAGCCTTTGAACTGGTTAGCGATTTTGAACCGTCCGGCGACCAGCCCGAGGCGATTCTGGAGCTGGTGGGAGGTATAAAGGGTGACGAATTGGACCAGGTACTGCTCGGCGTAACCGGGTCTGGCAAGACTTTCACAATGGCCAAGATTATCGAGCAAACCCAGCGTCCTGCGCTGATTTTAGCACCCAATAAGATTCTCGCTGCACAGCTTTACGGGGAGTTTAAAAGCTTTTTCCCCAATAATGCCGTCGAATATTTCGTCAGCTATTATGACTATTATCAGCCGGAAGCCTATGTCGCGCGGTCAGATACCTATATTGAGAAAGAAAGCTCGGTAAACGAAGCGATTGACAGGATGCGCCACAGTGCGACCCGGTCGCTGCTGGAGCGGGATGATGTGATTATCGTCGCGTCAGTATCCTGTCTCTATGGTATTGGCTCGGTCGAAACCTATTCGGCGATGATCTTTGATCTCAAAAAAGAGCAAGCCGTGGATCAGCGTGATATCATCCGCAAGCTCGTGTCGCTTCAATATAAACGCAATGATCAGGCTTTTGCGCGTGGCAATTTCCGGGTGCGCGGCGACAATCTGGAAATTTTTCCGTCGCATTATGAGGACATGGCGTGGCGGATTTCCTTCTTTGGCGACGAGATTGAGGAGATTGTCGAATTTGATCCGCTGACGGGCAAGAAAGGGGCAAGCCTCAATCAGGTTCGGATTTTCGCCAATTCCCACTATGTGACGCCGGGGCCGACGATGAAACAGGCGATGGAAGCGATCAAGCTGGAACTCGGCGTGCGGCTTAAGGAGCTGGAGGTTGAGGGCAAGCTGCTGGAGCATCAGCGGCTGGAGCAACGCACAAATTTCGATCTGGAAATGATCGCGGCAACCGGCAGTTGCGCCGGTATCGAGAATTATTCCCGCTTTCTCACCGGCCGATTGCCCGGCGAACCACCACCGACGTTATTTGAGTATCTGCCTGACAATGCTTTGCTGTTTGTTGATGAGAGTCACCAGACGGTGCCGCAAATTGGTGCGATGTCCAAAGGCGATCACCGGCGCAAGATAACGCTTGCCGAATATGGCTTCCGGCTGCCGAGCTGTATCGACAACCGTCCCTTGCGGTTCAATGAATGGGACGCGATGCGGCCGCAGACCGTTAGCGTATCGGCGACACCCGGGTCATGGGAAATGGAGCAGACCGGCGGCGTATTTGCCGAACAGGTGATCCGCCCGACGGGACTGATTGACCCGCCGGTCGAGATAAAACCGGTTGAGGATCAGGTCGATGATCTGATCAATGAGTGCAAAAAGGTGGCGCAGCAAGGCTATCGCACCTTGGTCACGACATTGACCAAACGCATGGCGGAGGATTTGACCGAGTTCATGCATGAGGCGGGTTTGAAGGTTCGCTATATGCACAGCGATGTCGAAACTTTGGAGCGGATCGAACTGATCCGGGATTTGCGGCTTGGCGTTTATGATGTGCTGGTCGGGATCAACCTGCTCCGGGAAGGACTCGATATTCCCGAATGCGGACTGGTGGCGATACTGGACGCCGACAAGGAAGGCTTCCTGCGCTCTGAAACATCGCTGATCCAGACCATCGGCCGCGCGGCGCGTAATGTGGAGGGTCGGGTGATCCTCTATGCGGACCGGATCACAGGCTCGATGGAGCGGGCGCTGAATGAAACCGGACGGCGGCGGGAAAAGCAGGAGGCTTATAACCAGCTGCACGGGATCACGCCGACAACGATCAAGAAGAATATCGGTGATATTGTTGCTCATGTAGCGAGCAAGGACCAAGTCACCGTGCCGATTGATGACGAGACCGAGCATCTTGTCGGGCATAACCTGCGCAGCCATATTGAAAGCCTTGAAAAACGGATGCGTGATGCCG
- a CDS encoding DUF3617 domain-containing protein: protein MKKIFLSAAAVALIAGCSSNGADADGDGEITADEVAKEMNEVTLEPGEWENTVEIVDVQIEGLPEGAPAGMVDGMKGQKTVSKTCITEEQAKNPGAEFFAAQEQTDCKIKKFDMSGGAIDSEMSCSNVGAPGEMNMAMKGQYGPSSYEMTMTMDGGAGGMQMNITAKNNGKRVGSCPAG from the coding sequence GTGAAGAAGATATTTTTATCGGCGGCCGCCGTGGCGTTAATCGCGGGCTGTTCGAGCAATGGCGCAGATGCCGATGGTGATGGTGAAATCACCGCAGACGAAGTTGCCAAGGAAATGAATGAAGTCACCCTGGAACCCGGCGAATGGGAAAACACGGTTGAGATTGTCGATGTGCAAATCGAAGGCCTGCCTGAAGGTGCCCCTGCCGGGATGGTTGATGGCATGAAAGGCCAGAAGACAGTATCGAAAACCTGCATCACCGAAGAGCAGGCAAAAAACCCGGGCGCTGAATTTTTTGCCGCTCAGGAACAGACCGACTGCAAGATCAAGAAATTTGATATGAGCGGCGGCGCAATTGATTCTGAGATGTCATGCTCCAATGTCGGCGCACCTGGCGAGATGAACATGGCCATGAAGGGCCAATATGGTCCCAGCAGCTATGAAATGACTATGACCATGGATGGTGGCGCTGGCGGCATGCAAATGAATATCACTGCCAAGAATAACGGCAAACGGGTTGGTAGCTGCCCAGCAGGCTAG
- a CDS encoding VOC family protein, producing MIAYTMLGTNDKDKAVAFYDKLFESTDIKKLFQTPLGGQFYGKKPGQPMICITNPYDGNEACFGNGTMVALSFDDTDQIDALHAKALELGAVDEGEPGWRAPDVFYGAYFRDLDGNKLCVCKMNMGG from the coding sequence ATGATCGCTTACACCATGCTCGGCACGAACGACAAAGACAAAGCCGTTGCGTTTTACGACAAGCTTTTCGAAAGCACCGATATCAAAAAGCTGTTTCAGACACCGCTTGGTGGTCAGTTTTACGGCAAGAAGCCCGGACAACCGATGATCTGCATCACCAATCCTTATGACGGCAATGAAGCCTGTTTCGGCAATGGCACCATGGTCGCTCTGTCCTTTGATGACACGGACCAGATTGATGCTCTGCATGCGAAGGCACTGGAGCTGGGTGCGGTTGATGAAGGCGAACCAGGATGGCGCGCGCCCGATGTCTTTTATGGGGCCTATTTTCGCGATCTTGATGGCAACAAGCTGTGCGTCTGCAAAATGAATATGGGAGGTTGA